One uncultured Fibrobacter sp. genomic region harbors:
- a CDS encoding FISUMP domain-containing protein produces MEKIGKLVQNDLIPAVAKLDDAEFAKLLDAENARRIFGLRSEADTIPFLKLQSEVNEDNQKIRYYQSAPIKRPDGKVYLMTSQWYDGSLSNVKAWLKNNEARIKQKNADKFVHETAKTSSDIDWEPAVEGKPQFGMFTDIRDGQKYKCFKIGNQVWMAENLRFEGGWATVEGNLENLDDGLPERFLKEGESLKYTWAAVMNMPSCMNKIALPLYDKMVTEGYESSWNSNDPFKGTKYQGIAPIGWHIPSVSEFMVLKENIKNKMAKLEEDAEKLMGGLFEDGVPYEEDDSVSRPVWLWTVNETGSDSAVVFITTGWENRPSLENKSNHYFLRCIKNAD; encoded by the coding sequence ATGGAAAAAATTGGCAAACTAGTTCAAAATGATTTAATTCCGGCAGTTGCAAAGTTGGATGATGCTGAGTTTGCAAAACTGCTTGACGCAGAGAATGCGAGAAGAATTTTTGGGCTTAGAAGTGAGGCTGACACAATTCCTTTTCTGAAATTGCAGTCAGAAGTTAATGAAGATAATCAAAAAATTAGGTATTATCAATCTGCACCAATAAAACGCCCTGATGGGAAGGTTTACTTGATGACATCCCAGTGGTATGACGGCTCATTGAGTAATGTAAAAGCATGGTTGAAAAATAATGAAGCGCGAATAAAGCAGAAAAATGCTGATAAGTTTGTTCACGAAACAGCGAAGACTTCTTCTGATATTGACTGGGAACCTGCAGTAGAAGGCAAACCCCAGTTTGGCATGTTTACGGACATTCGCGATGGACAAAAATACAAATGCTTTAAAATCGGCAACCAAGTTTGGATGGCTGAAAATTTGCGATTTGAAGGAGGATGGGCTACAGTAGAAGGGAACCTTGAAAATTTGGATGATGGTCTTCCTGAAAGATTCCTAAAAGAGGGTGAATCCTTGAAATACACATGGGCAGCTGTGATGAATATGCCTAGTTGCATGAACAAGATTGCATTGCCGCTTTATGATAAAATGGTAACTGAAGGATACGAATCTTCCTGGAACTCCAATGATCCGTTCAAGGGGACTAAATATCAGGGCATCGCCCCGATAGGGTGGCATATTCCATCTGTTTCGGAATTTATGGTGTTAAAAGAAAATATAAAGAATAAGATGGCGAAGCTCGAAGAAGATGCTGAAAAATTGATGGGCGGCTTGTTTGAGGATGGTGTTCCATATGAAGAAGACGATTCAGTCTCACGTCCAGTGTGGTTGTGGACTGTGAATGAAACCGGCTCTGATTCTGCAGTTGTTTTTATTACGACTGGTTGGGAAAATCGTCCCTCGTTGGAAAACAAGTCGAATCACTATTTCCTCCGTTGTATCAAGAACGCTGATTAA
- a CDS encoding transporter substrate-binding domain-containing protein, whose amino-acid sequence MKAKNLTMKSLLISAALLVIGVLVGCNKSEIPANRVFSINDLSHKKVGVLEGTTGEVYAAEYGDDSSRIHAQVFTTLAEAVEALRRGELDAVLSDDAPAKVFVDKNPSLRILNETFKEESYAGVVAKEKWGLLDTVNVALIQMRAMGVFDSIFNSYIGGSGNFRVQADSTTGPVLKVATNAEFPPFEYRRDGHVVGIDIEIARYIADYMERPLEILDMDFDDIIESVRSGKADIGLAALSVTEEREKVINFTDHYATSKVVVMVRNDEDEESTFQRIKDTLFGS is encoded by the coding sequence ATGAAAGCTAAAAATCTAACAATGAAGAGTCTTTTGATTTCTGCAGCCCTCCTTGTAATTGGGGTTCTGGTGGGTTGCAACAAGTCAGAAATTCCCGCGAATCGAGTGTTCTCGATAAACGACCTGAGCCATAAGAAGGTCGGGGTTCTCGAAGGGACAACGGGAGAGGTGTATGCGGCGGAATACGGTGACGATTCTAGCCGAATTCACGCTCAAGTTTTTACGACGCTTGCAGAAGCCGTAGAGGCTTTGCGCCGTGGTGAACTCGATGCCGTGCTGAGTGACGACGCTCCAGCGAAGGTTTTTGTCGACAAGAATCCGTCCTTGCGGATTTTGAACGAAACCTTTAAGGAGGAATCGTATGCAGGGGTTGTGGCTAAGGAAAAATGGGGCCTGCTCGATACGGTGAATGTCGCCCTAATCCAGATGCGAGCAATGGGTGTCTTTGATTCGATTTTTAATTCCTATATCGGTGGCTCGGGCAATTTCCGTGTCCAGGCGGATTCTACAACGGGGCCTGTTTTGAAGGTGGCAACGAATGCGGAGTTTCCTCCGTTTGAGTACCGTCGCGACGGCCATGTTGTGGGAATCGACATTGAAATAGCACGTTACATTGCCGACTATATGGAACGTCCGCTCGAAATTCTGGATATGGATTTCGATGATATTATAGAATCGGTTCGTTCGGGCAAGGCGGATATTGGACTTGCTGCGTTGTCGGTGACCGAGGAACGCGAAAAGGTAATCAACTTTACGGACCATTATGCAACGTCTAAAGTTGTCGTCATGGTGCGCAATGACGAAGACGAAGAATCGACTTTCCAGCGCATCAAGGACACTCTGTTCGGTAGTTAG
- a CDS encoding transporter substrate-binding domain-containing protein, producing MFSVNDLGNKRVGVIKGTTAEAYASNFGGDSAKMQLQSFSTLSEMVEALEQGSLDAALSDDVPAKVVASKDPSIQILDESFMEESYAGVVAKENLGLLDSVNLALIQLRAMGVYDSIFASYVGGNKKYRVKQESVKGPVLKVATCAKFPPFVFYDDKKQMMGIDVEIIRYVAKHLERPVEIIDMDFENIIGAVRDGKVDLGFSALSVSEERRQIINFTDYYATSRIIVVVRSGQEKSFFSRIKEMLFGY from the coding sequence GTGTTTTCGGTTAATGACCTTGGAAACAAGAGGGTTGGTGTCATTAAGGGGACCACGGCCGAGGCTTATGCGTCTAATTTTGGCGGAGATTCTGCCAAAATGCAATTGCAGTCCTTCTCGACGCTTTCGGAAATGGTGGAGGCCCTGGAGCAGGGTTCGCTCGATGCCGCTCTGAGTGACGATGTCCCTGCCAAGGTCGTCGCTAGTAAGGACCCGTCGATTCAGATATTGGACGAATCCTTTATGGAGGAATCGTATGCGGGGGTTGTTGCGAAAGAAAATCTGGGGTTGCTTGATTCGGTCAATCTTGCCCTGATCCAGTTGCGTGCCATGGGTGTTTACGACTCTATTTTTGCATCTTATGTTGGTGGAAATAAGAAATACCGCGTCAAGCAGGAATCCGTCAAGGGGCCTGTTCTGAAGGTGGCGACCTGTGCGAAATTTCCGCCGTTCGTATTTTACGATGACAAGAAGCAAATGATGGGCATCGATGTTGAAATCATTCGTTATGTCGCAAAGCATTTGGAACGCCCGGTAGAAATTATCGATATGGACTTCGAGAATATTATTGGAGCTGTTCGGGATGGCAAGGTGGACTTGGGCTTTTCAGCGCTTTCGGTGTCCGAGGAACGTCGGCAGATTATCAACTTTACGGATTACTATGCAACGTCTAGGATAATTGTGGTTGTGCGTAGTGGCCAGGAAAAATCATTTTTTTCGCGCATAAAGGAAATGCTGTTTGGGTATTAG
- a CDS encoding UTP--glucose-1-phosphate uridylyltransferase: MNNVIETLNAAGQQELAAKLESLSGDARKALERDIASQDWEELKALYTEKSNASLDDNVSGDLKPMPFKIATDDLRYDFWKETGEILLGKGQVAAFLVAGGQGSRLGFDGPKGMFDIGLPSHKSLFQLQAERLQNLAAQVGHAIPWCIMTSPLNHEATVNFFTDHNFFGYARENIRFFEQGTICALTPEGKAVIDNDRLALVPDGNGGCFRALAQSGTLAWLIEKGVRYVFLYSVDNALCRICDPAFIGALASEGRSMSASKVVHKAGPNEKVGIFALQNNKPGVVEYSDLPENYRDMTNADGSLTFDGGNIAIHLFKIDGLRKLQTSKLPWHTARKTVCGIEKCWKFEQFLFDAFPQLGTMMPFGVVREEEFSPVKNAEGNDSPKTAREMIGRLHREWLRKAHVEVNPNKLYEVSPTLSYAGEGLSRRVFERELGRNILEFDEE, encoded by the coding sequence ATGAACAACGTGATCGAAACTTTGAATGCAGCGGGGCAGCAAGAACTTGCTGCGAAATTGGAATCTTTGAGCGGTGATGCCCGCAAGGCCCTGGAGCGCGACATTGCAAGCCAGGACTGGGAAGAACTGAAGGCGCTTTACACCGAAAAATCGAACGCCTCGCTCGACGATAACGTGTCGGGCGACTTGAAGCCGATGCCGTTCAAGATTGCAACCGACGACTTGCGTTACGACTTTTGGAAAGAAACCGGAGAAATACTCCTCGGCAAGGGTCAGGTGGCAGCATTCCTCGTTGCAGGCGGACAGGGTTCCCGCCTCGGATTTGACGGTCCGAAGGGCATGTTCGATATCGGCCTTCCGAGTCACAAGAGCCTGTTCCAGTTGCAGGCAGAACGCTTGCAGAACTTGGCCGCCCAGGTAGGCCACGCGATTCCGTGGTGCATCATGACAAGTCCGCTGAATCACGAAGCTACGGTCAACTTCTTTACCGATCACAACTTTTTCGGGTACGCCCGCGAAAACATTCGTTTCTTTGAGCAGGGCACAATCTGCGCCTTGACCCCCGAAGGTAAGGCCGTTATCGATAACGACCGACTGGCTCTCGTTCCCGATGGAAACGGTGGATGCTTCAGGGCGCTCGCCCAGAGCGGCACACTCGCCTGGTTAATTGAAAAGGGTGTCCGCTACGTATTCCTCTACAGCGTCGATAACGCCCTCTGCCGCATTTGCGACCCGGCTTTTATCGGAGCGCTCGCTAGCGAAGGACGCAGCATGTCGGCATCCAAGGTGGTGCACAAGGCCGGTCCGAACGAAAAGGTGGGCATTTTCGCCCTGCAAAACAACAAGCCCGGCGTGGTGGAATACAGCGACCTGCCCGAAAACTACCGCGACATGACGAACGCCGACGGGAGCCTCACTTTTGACGGAGGCAACATCGCCATTCACTTGTTCAAAATTGACGGTCTCCGCAAGTTGCAGACAAGCAAACTCCCGTGGCACACGGCCCGCAAGACCGTTTGCGGTATCGAAAAGTGCTGGAAGTTCGAGCAGTTCCTGTTCGATGCCTTTCCGCAGCTGGGCACGATGATGCCCTTTGGCGTGGTACGCGAAGAAGAATTCAGCCCGGTGAAGAACGCCGAAGGAAACGATTCCCCGAAAACGGCCCGCGAAATGATCGGCCGACTCCACCGCGAATGGCTTCGCAAGGCGCACGTCGAAGTAAATCCGAACAAGTTGTACGAAGTTTCGCCCACGTTGAGCTACGCCGGCGAAGGACTCAGCCGCCGCGTATTCGAACGCGAACTCGGAAGAAACATTCTGGAATTTGACGAAGAGTAA
- a CDS encoding bifunctional oligoribonuclease/PAP phosphatase NrnA, whose protein sequence is MKEAKTVAIFGHVRPDGDCVGSTTGIYNYIQDNYPSIHADLYLENFPESYKILRGASDAKPLYTSENNAGLPYDLVFLMDTPSFERVGANGAECLQTAKKSINIDHHISNPLNLCTLNLVEPEASSASEVLYVNLDKEKVSRETANSLYLGIVHDTGAFKFSCTGKRTMQVVGDLIEKGIDFAKIVNETYYTRTYKQTLVTGFVMENCKLGLGGKVVYAHITPEDMQRFDVTPVELSNVIDTIREVGGTEVALFLYPVNGKYKISLRSNYIVDVNAIAREFGGGGHTRAAGGDTNDTPEAAIEKILGLIEKQL, encoded by the coding sequence TTGAAAGAAGCCAAAACCGTAGCTATTTTCGGACATGTTCGCCCGGACGGCGACTGCGTAGGTTCCACTACGGGAATCTACAACTACATCCAGGACAACTATCCGAGCATTCATGCGGACCTGTACCTCGAAAACTTTCCCGAAAGTTACAAGATTTTACGCGGGGCAAGCGACGCCAAGCCTCTCTACACCTCCGAAAATAACGCAGGCCTCCCCTATGACCTCGTATTCCTAATGGATACGCCGAGTTTCGAGCGCGTGGGTGCAAACGGAGCCGAATGCCTGCAGACCGCCAAGAAGAGCATCAATATCGACCACCACATTTCTAACCCGCTGAACCTCTGCACCCTGAACCTAGTAGAACCCGAGGCAAGTTCCGCAAGCGAAGTCCTGTACGTGAACCTCGACAAGGAAAAAGTCAGCCGCGAGACCGCCAATTCCCTGTACCTCGGGATTGTGCACGACACGGGCGCCTTCAAGTTCAGCTGTACCGGCAAGCGCACCATGCAGGTGGTCGGCGACTTGATCGAAAAGGGAATCGACTTTGCGAAAATCGTCAACGAGACGTACTACACGCGCACCTACAAGCAGACGCTCGTGACCGGATTCGTAATGGAAAACTGCAAGCTCGGGCTCGGCGGTAAAGTGGTCTACGCCCACATCACCCCCGAAGACATGCAGCGTTTCGACGTGACGCCGGTGGAACTGTCCAACGTCATCGACACCATCCGCGAAGTCGGCGGCACCGAAGTGGCCTTGTTCCTCTACCCCGTCAACGGCAAGTATAAGATTAGCCTGCGCAGCAACTACATCGTGGACGTGAACGCCATCGCACGTGAATTCGGCGGAGGCGGCCACACCCGTGCCGCCGGCGGTGACACCAACGACACCCCCGAAGCGGCGATTGAAAAGATTCTTGGGCTAATCGAAAAGCAACTTTAG
- a CDS encoding Smr/MutS family protein produces the protein MSLNQEEEFQLEWIKNHHMEDKDAQMQKEAADAAAERPARSPRGRKMRRNPSAWELPIPEDEIDLHGMTSDEAAEAVERRIDDLMIAGLKVLRVIHGGGNPSYGNVKRIIDRKVRSEWSNRIQLYKVEPDNAGSSIMILGKPRPAPEGRPQKARKK, from the coding sequence ATGTCGTTGAATCAAGAAGAAGAATTTCAGCTCGAGTGGATCAAGAACCACCACATGGAAGACAAGGACGCCCAAATGCAGAAGGAGGCTGCAGATGCCGCCGCCGAACGTCCCGCGCGGTCCCCGCGCGGGCGCAAGATGCGCCGTAATCCCAGCGCCTGGGAACTCCCCATCCCCGAAGATGAAATCGACCTCCACGGCATGACATCCGACGAGGCGGCAGAAGCCGTCGAACGGCGCATCGATGACCTGATGATTGCAGGCCTCAAGGTACTCCGGGTCATCCACGGCGGCGGAAACCCCAGCTACGGGAACGTCAAGCGGATCATCGACCGCAAGGTCCGTTCCGAATGGAGCAACCGCATCCAACTCTACAAAGTCGAACCCGACAACGCGGGTTCGAGCATCATGATACTCGGAAAACCCCGTCCAGCCCCCGAAGGACGCCCCCAAAAGGCACGCAAAAAGTAA
- a CDS encoding ADP-ribosylglycohydrolase family protein, translated as MIGAIIGDTVGSIYEFDNIKTKDFELIKDGISPTDDSILTFATADWIMRGGEAWKYYVAYASKYDCPVGGYGGSFTRYVIDARATGQGKPYDSCGNGSAMRISPVGWAFNTKEEILAKAKESAECTHNHPEGIKGAQATALAIFMARKGASKDEIKTTMESEFGYDLNFTLDELRPEYSWAYPGAALCQGTVPQAIRCVLEATDYEDAIRNAVSLGGDSDTLACIAGGIAEPVFGVPKKLYTIGMNILKHYFPEPHKLVIDFEKKFGNRILE; from the coding sequence ATGATAGGTGCAATTATCGGTGATACGGTGGGGTCGATTTACGAGTTTGACAACATCAAGACGAAAGATTTTGAGCTGATCAAGGACGGCATTTCGCCCACAGACGACAGCATTTTGACATTCGCGACGGCGGATTGGATTATGCGCGGGGGCGAAGCATGGAAATACTATGTGGCATACGCGAGCAAGTACGATTGTCCGGTTGGCGGATACGGCGGCAGTTTCACCAGGTATGTCATCGATGCCCGCGCTACGGGACAGGGCAAGCCCTACGACAGTTGCGGTAACGGTTCTGCGATGCGCATCTCGCCGGTGGGTTGGGCATTCAACACTAAAGAAGAAATTCTTGCCAAGGCGAAGGAATCCGCGGAATGTACGCACAATCACCCCGAAGGCATCAAGGGTGCGCAGGCGACGGCACTTGCCATTTTTATGGCACGCAAGGGAGCTAGCAAAGACGAAATCAAGACGACCATGGAAAGCGAATTCGGCTACGATTTGAATTTTACGCTAGACGAGCTGCGTCCAGAATACAGTTGGGCTTACCCCGGAGCGGCCCTTTGCCAAGGAACAGTCCCGCAGGCGATCCGCTGCGTACTCGAAGCCACGGACTACGAAGACGCCATCCGCAACGCCGTTTCACTCGGCGGGGACAGCGACACTCTCGCCTGCATCGCAGGGGGAATCGCAGAACCCGTGTTCGGCGTTCCGAAAAAATTGTATACCATCGGGATGAATATTTTAAAGCATTACTTCCCGGAGCCGCACAAGCTCGTGATCGATTTTGAGAAGAAATTCGGGAACCGAATTCTAGAATAA
- a CDS encoding lauroyl acyltransferase, which produces MTKSKTYKILVNVLLRVPNIFYSALFAVAFPVYKALHTKRAYGRTEKHLANAKAYLKANVTARDVFKGIFWNALDSYRGLARFKSVERRIVYENEDIIRNAVAECTKAGKPIAGISIHQGAFELLHRSLCRYSEHVHLITDSVGDEAFREVLKDLRSDPHLTEYHPEETGKLIRDLFNTKGILAMVFDQGKNTKGNSVELFGQSSTLYLRLIQKVNQMGAGVVTFRTWTEHSPKGRIVIRFESYYPPRFDSIQMHQAPSESQKNERSALVSSIAKETEKWISEHPEQWSWNYHGNFR; this is translated from the coding sequence TTGACGAAGAGTAAAACATACAAGATTCTGGTGAACGTTTTGTTGAGAGTGCCGAACATATTCTATTCGGCACTTTTTGCAGTTGCATTTCCTGTCTACAAGGCGCTCCACACCAAACGGGCGTACGGGCGCACCGAAAAGCACCTCGCAAACGCGAAGGCCTATTTAAAAGCGAACGTAACCGCACGAGACGTTTTCAAGGGAATCTTCTGGAATGCCCTCGATTCCTACCGGGGACTCGCCCGTTTCAAAAGCGTCGAACGTCGCATTGTCTACGAGAACGAAGACATTATCCGCAACGCCGTTGCGGAATGCACAAAGGCGGGCAAGCCGATTGCAGGCATCAGCATTCACCAGGGCGCATTCGAACTTTTGCACCGTAGCCTCTGCCGCTACAGCGAACACGTTCACCTGATTACCGACTCCGTAGGCGACGAAGCCTTCCGCGAAGTGCTCAAAGACCTCCGCAGCGACCCGCACCTCACCGAATACCACCCCGAAGAAACCGGCAAGCTCATTCGCGACCTGTTCAACACCAAAGGAATTCTTGCGATGGTATTCGACCAAGGCAAGAACACCAAGGGAAATTCCGTCGAACTTTTTGGACAAAGTAGCACTCTCTACCTGCGGCTGATACAGAAAGTGAATCAGATGGGGGCAGGCGTCGTGACTTTCCGCACCTGGACCGAACACTCCCCAAAGGGACGTATCGTCATCCGGTTCGAAAGCTACTATCCGCCAAGATTCGATTCCATCCAGATGCACCAGGCGCCTAGCGAATCGCAAAAAAACGAGCGCAGCGCACTCGTTTCAAGCATTGCTAAAGAAACTGAAAAGTGGATTTCCGAGCACCCCGAACAATGGAGCTGGAACTACCACGGAAACTTTCGGTAA
- a CDS encoding sugar MFS transporter produces MLLLVVIYAAFIGLGLPDTVLGVAWPLMQLDLKAPLSAAGLLSIIVSAGTIISSLHTPGLMRILGTGKLVFVSIALTAVASVGYGFSSAFWVMCLWAVPMGIGAGAIDVSLNNFAAIYLESKHTSWLHASWGVGACLGPALLSLSVVTEHGWRGAYYLVALLLALIAVMMLLTLPVWKKTEARDSSPQESGAADVSLRAALKVPGMKLSFWVFFFYSSLEISTSLWCGTYLVARGFEPEIGALAVSLMFASVMVGRILSGFFAIKFTDLRLIHAGIALVVLGCFVLVLPLPLWFTPVCICLLGFGCAPVYPSLIHATPARFGEKLSGRAISIQMAGSYVGSILMPAAFGFVASKTSVTVWPVALALFVGCLLLCVCLLDYVTRKKLHNAFATERIKDILQQVEKMAELRRKLRRERRRAKKKKLAVARVKRRGKNL; encoded by the coding sequence TTGCTTTTACTTGTTGTCATCTATGCGGCCTTTATTGGCCTAGGACTCCCGGATACGGTGCTGGGGGTGGCTTGGCCCTTAATGCAGTTGGATTTGAAGGCTCCGCTTTCGGCGGCAGGGCTTTTGTCGATTATCGTGAGTGCCGGGACGATTATTTCGAGTTTGCATACACCGGGGCTGATGCGGATTCTCGGGACGGGTAAGCTAGTCTTTGTGAGTATCGCCCTTACCGCGGTAGCATCGGTCGGTTATGGCTTTTCGAGTGCTTTTTGGGTGATGTGCCTGTGGGCGGTACCCATGGGAATCGGTGCCGGGGCAATTGATGTATCGCTGAACAATTTTGCGGCCATTTATCTTGAGTCGAAACATACGAGTTGGCTGCATGCGAGTTGGGGTGTGGGCGCTTGCCTAGGGCCTGCGCTGCTGTCTTTGTCGGTGGTGACGGAACATGGATGGCGGGGCGCTTATTACCTTGTCGCCTTGCTGCTTGCACTCATTGCCGTGATGATGCTCTTGACGCTTCCGGTTTGGAAAAAGACGGAAGCACGCGATTCGTCACCGCAGGAATCCGGTGCTGCTGATGTTTCGTTACGCGCGGCTTTGAAGGTTCCTGGAATGAAACTTTCGTTCTGGGTGTTCTTCTTTTATTCGTCGCTTGAAATTTCCACAAGCCTTTGGTGCGGTACTTATTTGGTTGCGCGAGGCTTTGAACCTGAAATTGGAGCGCTTGCGGTTTCGCTTATGTTTGCAAGTGTCATGGTCGGGCGTATTCTGAGTGGATTTTTTGCGATCAAGTTTACGGACTTGCGCCTGATTCATGCGGGCATTGCGCTTGTGGTGCTTGGCTGTTTTGTGCTTGTGTTGCCGCTTCCGCTCTGGTTTACTCCGGTTTGCATTTGCTTACTTGGTTTTGGGTGCGCTCCTGTGTATCCGTCGCTGATTCATGCGACGCCTGCGCGTTTTGGAGAAAAGCTTTCGGGGCGTGCCATTAGTATTCAGATGGCGGGTTCTTATGTGGGGTCTATTCTGATGCCTGCGGCCTTTGGGTTTGTGGCGAGCAAGACTTCTGTAACGGTGTGGCCCGTTGCTTTGGCTTTGTTTGTAGGCTGCCTGCTGCTTTGTGTTTGCTTGCTGGATTATGTGACGCGTAAGAAGTTGCATAATGCCTTTGCGACGGAGCGGATTAAGGATATTCTGCAGCAGGTGGAGAAAATGGCGGAACTTCGTCGGAAACTTCGCAGGGAAAGACGTCGAGCGAAAAAGAAGAAGCTGGCGGTGGCTCGGGTGAAGAGACGGGGAAAAAATTTGTAG
- the mraY gene encoding phospho-N-acetylmuramoyl-pentapeptide-transferase yields the protein MLCQWLYHLTSIDLFDGRLFRAGAAAMLSIILVMCFMPIYIRKLQSLDATSDFDKDGKSKSPPIMGGLLLVVVVEIVSLLVCKMNGYTISTLVILAAFSAVGAIDDIAKVKAKRLVKLGKIKAADYMDKADGISSSLRLFLYFLFSLVVAIFCYKFIPELKGDLTIPFLPIDVFQLHLPNWIFVAFMTFVIAASANGTNFTDGLDSLVSVPILTSMVFVGLVAYVSGNFIFSQYLSVPYLPGCDELFPLATAIAGSLLAYLWFNSPPAEIYMGDAGSVGFGAAIGIMFILVQAGLFLPIVCIIIIAEACSVLLQITWFKITKKTSGEGKRIFLCAPLHHHYQKKWEGRFPSKPLMNSKIVWRMHLVSIFALIFSMVVFFGIR from the coding sequence ATGCTTTGCCAGTGGCTTTATCATTTAACCAGCATTGATCTTTTCGACGGTCGTCTGTTCCGTGCAGGTGCAGCCGCCATGCTTTCCATTATCTTAGTCATGTGCTTTATGCCGATTTACATCCGTAAGCTCCAAAGCCTTGACGCTACCAGCGACTTCGACAAGGACGGCAAATCAAAATCCCCTCCGATTATGGGAGGCCTCTTGCTCGTTGTTGTCGTCGAAATCGTTTCGCTCCTGGTCTGCAAAATGAATGGCTACACGATATCCACCCTGGTGATTCTCGCCGCGTTCTCGGCGGTGGGCGCCATCGACGATATCGCAAAGGTCAAGGCCAAGCGCCTAGTCAAGCTCGGAAAAATCAAGGCCGCCGACTATATGGACAAGGCCGACGGCATTTCCAGCAGCCTGCGCCTGTTCCTCTATTTCCTGTTCAGCCTCGTGGTCGCCATATTCTGCTACAAGTTCATCCCCGAACTCAAGGGTGACCTCACGATACCGTTCCTCCCCATCGACGTTTTCCAACTGCATCTCCCCAACTGGATTTTCGTTGCCTTCATGACGTTCGTGATTGCGGCCTCTGCCAACGGCACAAACTTTACCGACGGTCTCGACAGCCTCGTTTCGGTTCCGATTCTCACGAGCATGGTGTTTGTTGGTCTTGTCGCTTACGTGAGCGGCAACTTCATCTTCAGCCAGTACCTGAGCGTTCCGTACCTGCCCGGCTGCGACGAACTGTTCCCCCTTGCAACCGCCATTGCAGGTTCCCTACTCGCTTACCTGTGGTTTAACAGTCCTCCCGCCGAAATCTATATGGGCGATGCCGGTTCCGTGGGCTTCGGCGCTGCGATCGGCATTATGTTCATCCTGGTTCAGGCAGGGCTTTTCCTCCCCATCGTGTGCATCATCATCATTGCCGAAGCTTGCTCCGTTTTGCTCCAGATTACTTGGTTCAAAATCACCAAGAAAACATCCGGCGAAGGCAAGCGCATTTTCCTTTGCGCACCACTCCACCATCATTACCAAAAGAAGTGGGAAGGCCGTTTCCCGAGCAAGCCGCTGATGAATTCCAAGATCGTCTGGCGTATGCACCTGGTGAGCATCTTTGCCCTCATCTTCAGCATGGTGGTATTCTTCGGGATAAGGTAG
- a CDS encoding LysE family translocator, with product MLEFFIAALVVGVAPGPDNLFVLAQSATHGVRAGFCIILGLCSGIVVQICLLVAGVSALIAASPRAFFVMQCLGAAYLLYLAYKSFRVRTGVVKLDEEICHSGTSQNGEVTESRDAIANEISFKKLYLRGIVMNLTNPKAVLFLLSFIPPAVKTERPIHPSLQTAILGAEFILATLIVFGTVAVLAGSVKKFLRNSPKANRNINWFSGCVFIALAIALFLF from the coding sequence ATGCTTGAATTCTTTATAGCGGCGCTGGTGGTGGGCGTTGCTCCCGGTCCAGATAATTTGTTTGTGCTTGCGCAAAGTGCGACGCATGGGGTGCGGGCTGGCTTTTGCATCATTTTAGGGCTTTGCTCGGGAATTGTCGTGCAGATTTGTCTGTTGGTTGCTGGCGTGTCTGCCCTGATTGCCGCGAGTCCGAGGGCCTTTTTCGTGATGCAGTGCCTTGGTGCGGCGTACCTGCTTTACCTAGCCTACAAGAGTTTTCGGGTACGTACGGGGGTGGTGAAATTGGACGAGGAAATTTGTCATTCTGGAACGAGCCAGAATGGCGAAGTGACGGAATCCAGGGATGCGATTGCGAATGAAATTAGCTTTAAAAAGCTCTACCTTCGCGGCATTGTCATGAATCTCACGAATCCGAAAGCGGTGCTTTTCTTGCTGTCGTTCATTCCGCCTGCCGTCAAGACGGAACGTCCGATTCATCCGAGCCTGCAGACGGCCATTTTGGGGGCGGAATTCATTTTGGCAACGTTGATTGTTTTTGGCACGGTGGCGGTGTTGGCGGGTTCCGTCAAGAAATTCCTGCGAAATTCACCAAAGGCGAACCGCAACATCAACTGGTTTAGCGGCTGCGTGTTTATTGCCCTCGCTATTGCGCTGTTCTTGTTTTAA